The following proteins are co-located in the Apium graveolens cultivar Ventura chromosome 5, ASM990537v1, whole genome shotgun sequence genome:
- the LOC141723542 gene encoding uncharacterized protein LOC141723542, producing MFATIVRYVGKKPKPKMKPIELKTPPEQTQTITRVIFDIVKEHGPLTIADTWERVKEVGVRGLTSKRHMKIVLRWMRERQKLRQICNHVGPQKQFLYTTWFTKPNIMQKNAGNASPRPKP from the exons ATGTTTGCGACTATCGTTCGATATGTTGGGAAGAAACCGAAGCCAAAGATGAAGCCGATTGAGCTTAAAACGCCACCGGAGCAGACACAGACAATTACCAGGGTTATATTTGATATTGTTAAAGAGCATGGTCCGCTCACCATTGCAGATACTTGGGAGCGTGTCAAG GAAGTTGGTGTGAGAGGACTGACAAGCAAGAGACACATGAAAATTGTTTTGAGGTGGATGAGGGAGAGGCAGAAGCTTAGGCAGATATGTAATCACGTGGGACCACAGAAACAGTTTCTTTACACAACCTGGTTCACAAAACCAAATATCATGCAGAAAAATGCTGGCAATGCTTCTCCACGACCAAAACCATAA
- the LOC141659869 gene encoding protein FAR1-RELATED SEQUENCE 5-like, with the protein MASAIAVVLPNTTHLLCSWHISQKFPEKLAHYYSAFPEFKTDFNNCIYKSLTECVFEARWASFVEKYHLQDHKWLKGLYELKHKWIHAYTRNKFSAFQNSTSRSEGMNSFFDKYVSSATGLKEFIENAQKALARQFMREKEEDYVTINLKRPMKLHTTLEYHASCIYTKEMFRRFQDELVESSKYFVKKDRRASEEGERMGDVYTYYSCYRPMSEPTRRNVYFVAFEKASSLGMCTCRMLEHSGLPCRHLLAVFTKKRVSEIPPYYINRRWTMHANRVDGMLPYNLDVGQSHEMTSTDRFNSMTMLTMSFCQSSIASKERYDYAVGVMNREIPILEKMSVDGIKSYESNSQAPNASAHEETIFDPIMSQTKGGKKDVRFKSPIESIGKKEKPPRRCTYCQMEDHDKRKCASRLEDLKNVQESQYN; encoded by the coding sequence ATGGCAAGCGCTATTGCGGTTGTACTCCCGAATACTACCCATTTATTGTGTTCTTGGCACATTAGTCAAAAATTCCCGGAGAAATTAGCTCATTATTATTCGGCTTTTCCGGAATTCAAGACGGACTTCAACAATTGCATTTATAAATCTCTCACCGAATGTGTTTTTGAAGCTAGATGGGCGTCGTTTGTGGAAAAGTATCACTTGCAAGATCATAAATGGTTAAAGGGGTTATATGAGTTGAAGCACAAGTGGATTCATGCATATACTAGAAACAAATTTTCGGCGTTTCAAAATAGTACATCGAGGAGTGAGGGGATGAATTCTTTCTTTGATAAGTATGTGAGTTCGGCAACGGGTTTGAAGGAATTCATTGAAAATGCCCAAAAAGCATTGGCAAGGCAATTCATGAGGGAGAAGGAAGAAGATTATGTCACCATTAATCTAAAACGTCCCATGAAATTGCATACCACATTAGAGTATCATGCTTCTTGTATCTACACTAAGGAAATGTTTAGAAGATTTCAAGATGAATTGGTTGAGTCTTCAAAATACTTTGTTAAAAAAGACCGACGAGCTAGTGAAGAAGGGGAGAGAATGGGGGATGTTTATACGTACTATAGTTGTTATAGGCCCATGTCCGAGCCTACGAGAAGAAATGTTTATTTTGTGGCATTCGAGAAAGCAAGCTCTTTGGGAATGTGTACATGTAGAATGCTTGAACATTCGGGGCTACCTTGTAGACACCTATTGGCGGTCTTCACTAAGAAACGGGTTTCGGAAATTCCCCCGTATTACATAAACCGGAGGTGGACAATGCAtgccaatagagttgatggtATGTTGCCTTACAATTTGGATGTTGGACAAAGTCATGAGATGACCTCAACCGATCGATTTAATAGCATGACAATGTTAACCATGAGTTTTTGTCAAAGTAGCATTGCATCCAAGGAACGGTATGATTATGCCGTTGGAGTGATGAATCGAGAAATACCAATTCTCGAAAAAATGAGCGTTGATGGAATTAAATCTTACGAAAGCAATTCGCAAGCTCCAAATGCAAGTGCTCATGAAGAAACAATTTTTGACCCTATTATGTCCCAAACTAAAGGGGGGAAGAAGGACGTTCGTTTCAAAAGTCCAATAGAATCGATTGGTAAAAAGGAGAAGCCGCCAAGAAGGTGCACTTATTGTCAAATGGAAGACCATGATAAAAGGAAGTGTGCTAGTAGACTAGAAGATCTTAAAAATGTTCAAGAATCGCAATATAATTAG
- the LOC141659868 gene encoding protein FAR1-RELATED SEQUENCE 5-like → MNVIGNIHGGNDKVGFNVQHVRNVLRDERKKRTEVDEENRLKCLVWIDPRCIMAYQNFGDVMTFDTTYRTNRYAMPFVPFTGVNHHYQSVIFGFALMRDEHASTFEWILCT, encoded by the exons ATGAATGTGATTGGTAACATTCATGGAGGTAATGACAAAGTTGGTTTCAATGTTCAACATGTTAGGAATGTGTTAAGAGACGAGAGGAAGAAAAG gaCCGAAGTCGATGAAGAGAATCGCTTGAAGTGTCTAGTATGGATTGATCCGAGATGTATAATGGCTTACCAAAATTTTGGCGATGTTATGACTTTTGATACCACTTATCGGACAAATAGGTATGCAATGCCATTTGTCCCATTTACCGGAGTCAATCATCATTATCAATCGGTAATTTTCGGGTTTGCATTGATGCGGGATGAACACGCGTCGACTTTTGAGTGGATTCTTTGTACTTGA